In a single window of the Bacillota bacterium genome:
- a CDS encoding GIY-YIG nuclease family protein, producing the protein MDRKKELKEQYKQMKPDMGIFVIRSNSNNKCYIEGTQDLKSKINRTKFQLEFGSFANKELQKEWKEYGGPSFTIEVLENLKYDKDELKTDYSEDLALLQMIWEEKLSQKGMEFYRGQA; encoded by the coding sequence ATGGATAGAAAAAAAGAACTCAAAGAACAATACAAGCAGATGAAGCCAGATATGGGGATATTTGTAATTCGTTCAAACTCTAATAATAAGTGTTACATTGAAGGAACGCAAGATTTGAAAAGTAAGATAAACCGCACAAAATTTCAGTTAGAATTTGGTAGTTTCGCCAATAAGGAGCTTCAAAAAGAATGGAAAGAGTACGGTGGACCAAGTTTTACAATTGAGGTACTTGAAAATCTTAAATACGACAAAGATGAATTAAAAACAGATTATAGTGAGGATTTGGCTTTATTACAGATGATTTGGGAAGAAAAATTGTCTCAGAAAGGCATGGAGTTCTATAGGGGTCAGGCTTGA
- a CDS encoding DUF2269 family protein, translating to MPKLSSGGQKALKSIHIFLVCAWIGAGVSMIVLGFAKEHITNGDELYAFNASIKFIDDFVVIPAAIGTLLTGLLFSWLTNWGFFKFNWIIVKWVATVAQILFGTFFLGPWVNGSTTIADAERLQALQNQTYLYFSQMNKYFGILQVSLLVVVVFISVFKPWGKSRKK from the coding sequence ATGCCAAAACTAAGTTCAGGCGGTCAAAAAGCTTTGAAATCTATTCATATTTTTTTGGTTTGTGCGTGGATAGGTGCTGGAGTCTCCATGATAGTCCTGGGGTTTGCAAAAGAGCATATAACTAACGGTGATGAACTCTACGCCTTTAATGCAAGCATAAAGTTCATTGATGATTTCGTTGTAATACCTGCTGCAATTGGTACATTATTAACCGGTCTTCTGTTCTCCTGGTTAACCAACTGGGGATTCTTTAAATTCAATTGGATAATCGTTAAATGGGTAGCAACTGTGGCCCAAATATTATTTGGAACCTTTTTCCTTGGACCGTGGGTCAACGGCTCTACAACTATAGCGGATGCGGAACGTTTACAGGCTCTACAGAACCAGACATACTTGTATTTTAGTCAAATGAATAAATATTTTGGTATCTTACAGGTTTCCTTATTAGTAGTGGTTGTGTTTATCTCGGTCTTTAAGCCTTGGGGGAAAAGTAGGAAAAAATAA
- a CDS encoding ABC-F family ATP-binding cassette domain-containing protein, with the protein MITVNNVGLRYGERKLFEDVNLKFTPGNCYGVIGANGAGKSTFLKILSGEIEPDTGEVVISRGIRMSILKQDHYQYDKCTVLDAVIMGNQRLYEIMLEKEELYSKADFSDEDGMKAADLEDEFGKMNGWEAESEASTILQGLGIGTDLHGKVISELQGVEKVKVLLAQAIFGKPGILILDEPTNHLDIKAITWLEEFLIDFEGIVIVVTHDRQFVNNICTHITDVDYGSIELYVGNYDFWYESSQLALQMSRDQNKKKEEKAKQLQEFIARFSANASKSKQATSRKKMLEKISLDDIQPSNRKYPYVGFKPDREVGNDILTVVDLSKTIDGEKVLDKVNFTVYKGDKIAFVGTNETAYTTLLKILSGELEPDSGHYKWGITVTKAYFPKDSSSYFEDQELNIMDWLRQYSSDKADTYVRGFLGKMLFSGEEALKPLKVLSGGERVRCMLAKIMLCHANVLLLDQPTNHLDLEAITALNNGLRDYSSNVLITSHDRQLVQTVANRIIEITPTNMVDVSLTYDEYLESIAI; encoded by the coding sequence GTGATAACTGTAAATAATGTAGGATTACGATACGGAGAACGTAAGCTCTTCGAAGATGTGAACTTAAAGTTTACTCCGGGTAATTGCTATGGAGTTATTGGTGCAAATGGAGCAGGAAAAAGTACATTTCTGAAGATACTCTCTGGCGAGATTGAGCCGGATACCGGTGAAGTTGTAATTTCACGTGGTATAAGGATGTCTATTTTAAAACAAGATCATTATCAATACGATAAATGTACCGTGCTAGATGCCGTGATCATGGGCAACCAACGTCTATATGAAATTATGCTAGAAAAAGAGGAGCTTTATAGTAAAGCAGATTTTAGTGATGAAGATGGTATGAAAGCGGCCGATTTGGAAGATGAATTTGGTAAAATGAATGGCTGGGAAGCCGAATCAGAAGCTTCTACCATACTACAAGGATTAGGAATTGGGACGGACCTTCACGGTAAAGTAATATCTGAGTTGCAAGGGGTAGAGAAGGTGAAGGTGCTTTTAGCACAGGCCATTTTTGGTAAACCTGGTATCCTAATTCTAGATGAACCCACAAACCATTTAGATATTAAAGCCATAACTTGGCTAGAGGAATTTTTGATTGACTTTGAAGGAATTGTTATTGTTGTGACGCACGATCGGCAATTTGTGAATAACATTTGTACTCACATAACCGATGTGGACTATGGTTCAATTGAACTCTATGTAGGGAACTACGATTTCTGGTATGAATCTAGTCAATTGGCATTACAAATGTCAAGAGATCAGAACAAGAAAAAAGAAGAAAAAGCAAAACAGCTTCAAGAGTTTATTGCTCGTTTTAGTGCCAATGCATCCAAGTCTAAGCAGGCTACTTCGCGCAAAAAAATGTTAGAGAAAATAAGTTTAGATGATATCCAACCATCCAATCGTAAGTATCCTTATGTGGGATTTAAGCCTGATAGGGAAGTTGGTAATGATATTCTTACGGTGGTTGATTTAAGTAAAACCATCGATGGAGAAAAAGTTCTCGACAAAGTAAACTTTACTGTATACAAAGGTGATAAAATCGCTTTTGTTGGGACTAACGAGACTGCATACACAACGCTCCTAAAGATTTTGAGCGGTGAGTTAGAGCCTGATAGTGGTCACTATAAATGGGGTATTACTGTCACCAAGGCTTATTTCCCCAAGGATAGTTCCTCATATTTTGAAGATCAGGAACTGAACATCATGGATTGGCTGAGACAATATTCATCCGATAAAGCCGACACATACGTCAGAGGTTTCTTAGGGAAAATGCTATTTTCCGGGGAAGAGGCCCTTAAGCCGCTTAAAGTACTTTCCGGTGGCGAGCGGGTGCGCTGTATGTTAGCTAAAATTATGCTTTGTCATGCCAATGTACTGCTTCTAGATCAACCCACCAACCATTTGGATTTAGAAGCGATTACCGCCTTAAATAATGGTTTACGTGATTATAGCAGTAATGTGCTCATTACCTCCCATGACCGTCAGCTAGTGCAAACCGTTGCCAACCGCATTATTGAAATTACACCAACCAATATGGTAGACGTAAGTTTAACCTACGATGAATACTTAGAAAGCATCGCTATTTAG
- a CDS encoding GGDEF domain-containing protein, whose translation MKPMGLRLTELEQIFSQWPNSKVYWLVANKNTVIYASPDAQRKLGIGFGQPVMEHSLMRKALISRRTFVEEYQTWQDDQLVSTKVVAVSMEFENVDGGYVLLYGVDNSPLAEQIGVVATLIQEINRQMSTEAALQIFVQGCLKLFGCQMAAIWVARPEKYYLLAKSAKNAQDERILSKVSVNDVMSAGRENNQGSNWWNEQSDKFLSQPVEGLSSMLYNQIERPGFKHLLSFPLRHLGKELGILGLFTTDSGAFDGSIMLWLNQLGPLAASLVHEYEMRVYALEREKDLNLLLWGTEILVQVESEAQLLEEAGEMAMVLNLEAGFFFMRQAGGWEVQAPFGRLKQNDSGWEQWIFDQMQLDPDNYSGHEETYINVLTPSGYGSEASFPWHKLIIQPVQTNSGIIGELWLFDFIDTKLETRKEIFAAFARSLGVALETIRQRHKLEQMATTDPLTGILNRQGFSQRFQAEMASALRRGSTCLFLLFDLDGFKRLNDTHGHPIGDQALCVITKNIQASIREYDILARSGGDEFILVLVDMQKGPESIRMINRLKERMGLEEFELGVSIGVAEYPTEADNYERLYHLADQRLYMGKHSGKNKVVSE comes from the coding sequence TTGAAGCCAATGGGATTAAGATTAACTGAATTAGAGCAAATTTTTTCTCAATGGCCCAATAGCAAGGTGTATTGGTTAGTTGCTAATAAAAATACAGTGATCTATGCCTCGCCAGATGCACAGCGCAAATTGGGCATTGGATTCGGACAACCGGTGATGGAGCACTCGCTTATGCGTAAGGCCTTGATTAGTAGAAGAACCTTTGTGGAAGAATATCAAACTTGGCAGGATGATCAATTAGTCAGCACTAAAGTAGTGGCTGTATCAATGGAATTTGAAAATGTGGATGGTGGCTATGTATTATTATATGGGGTAGATAATTCTCCCTTGGCCGAACAAATCGGGGTAGTTGCAACACTAATCCAAGAAATAAACAGGCAAATGAGTACCGAGGCAGCGTTACAGATTTTTGTCCAGGGCTGTTTAAAGTTGTTCGGCTGCCAGATGGCTGCTATTTGGGTAGCGAGACCAGAGAAATATTACCTACTGGCCAAAAGCGCGAAAAATGCTCAAGATGAAAGGATCTTGAGCAAAGTGAGTGTTAATGATGTTATGAGTGCCGGTAGGGAAAATAATCAAGGTTCGAATTGGTGGAATGAACAATCCGATAAGTTTTTAAGCCAGCCGGTCGAAGGGTTATCTTCTATGCTGTATAACCAAATTGAACGTCCCGGTTTTAAACACTTACTTAGTTTTCCATTGCGGCATCTTGGAAAGGAGCTAGGAATTTTAGGGTTGTTTACTACTGATTCCGGGGCTTTTGACGGCAGCATAATGTTATGGCTTAATCAATTGGGTCCTTTGGCAGCGTCCTTGGTACATGAATATGAAATGCGTGTATACGCATTGGAGCGAGAAAAAGATTTGAATTTATTGTTATGGGGAACAGAAATCCTTGTCCAGGTTGAAAGCGAAGCCCAATTGCTGGAAGAAGCTGGAGAGATGGCTATGGTTTTGAACCTTGAGGCCGGATTTTTCTTTATGCGGCAAGCTGGTGGCTGGGAAGTACAGGCACCGTTTGGCCGTCTCAAGCAAAATGATAGTGGCTGGGAACAGTGGATTTTTGATCAAATGCAGTTGGACCCAGACAATTATTCGGGCCATGAAGAAACTTACATCAATGTGCTTACACCCTCTGGGTACGGTTCAGAAGCAAGTTTTCCGTGGCACAAACTTATAATTCAGCCGGTGCAAACCAATAGCGGTATAATTGGTGAATTGTGGTTATTTGATTTTATCGATACTAAACTGGAGACGCGTAAAGAAATATTCGCTGCTTTCGCCCGCAGTTTAGGCGTGGCTTTGGAGACTATCCGGCAGCGGCATAAACTGGAGCAGATGGCTACAACCGATCCCTTGACCGGGATCCTTAATCGGCAGGGGTTTAGCCAGCGCTTTCAGGCAGAAATGGCATCTGCTTTACGTCGTGGGTCAACCTGTCTATTTTTATTATTTGATCTGGATGGATTTAAGAGACTCAATGATACTCATGGGCACCCCATTGGAGATCAGGCTTTATGCGTAATTACAAAAAACATACAAGCTAGTATCCGCGAGTATGATATTCTGGCCCGCAGTGGAGGAGACGAATTTATTTTGGTGTTGGTCGATATGCAAAAAGGGCCGGAGTCTATCCGTATGATTAATAGATTAAAAGAACGAATGGGGCTTGAAGAATTTGAACTTGGGGTAAGTATTGGGGTTGCTGAGTATCCTACGGAGGCGGATAATTACGAGCGATTATACCACTTGGCCGATCAACGGTTGTATATGGGCAAACATTCCGGGAAAAACAAAGTTGTATCGGAATAA